The following coding sequences lie in one Microvirga sp. 17 mud 1-3 genomic window:
- a CDS encoding methyl-accepting chemotaxis protein: MHALRSLSIRAKLIGAFSFLVLLLIALGLLGLRGLGQMNAQTAEIADSWLVSTQRIGALNADVREFQTVVLRHMLADGEEAQEIEEGLAWRINNIIDGIQSYEKTIVHPEDRKQFDAFKALWSEYEKEAKTVLDYSRNGEVAKAREHNSMKAVPVAEQIGSALIRMTKWNRDAADAARKRAATVYQDTENLTLGVLAAGTLLAIVLAALLIRSISQGIASVTRPMGLLAQGDLTATIPFRGQKTELGTIADAVQVFKDALIAKREADEAAALEADAKTRRAQRLDELMRRFEANVSALTEGLAGAATEMEVTAQSMTAIADQTNHQSVSVASAAQQTSANVQTVAAATEEMSISIQEIASQVNQSSQIANQAVEGAKRTNATVQALAETAEKIGNVIALINNIAGQTNLLALNATIEAARAGEAGRGFAVVASEVKDLASQTAKATEEIGAQIVSVQQATQDVVSAIHEIAQTITEMSQISTGIAAAIEEQGAATQEISRNVQEAARGTEQVTGSIAGVQAGAGETGAAASQVLGAAQELARQSEGLSREVADFLSDVKAA, translated from the coding sequence ATGCACGCCCTTCGATCTCTTTCCATCCGCGCCAAGCTGATCGGCGCTTTCTCGTTCCTTGTCCTGCTGCTCATCGCCCTCGGCCTCCTGGGGCTGCGCGGCCTCGGGCAAATGAATGCGCAGACGGCCGAGATCGCCGATAGCTGGCTGGTTTCGACGCAGCGGATCGGGGCGCTCAATGCCGATGTCCGCGAATTCCAGACCGTGGTGCTGCGGCACATGCTCGCCGACGGCGAGGAGGCGCAGGAGATCGAGGAGGGCCTCGCCTGGCGCATCAACAACATCATCGACGGGATCCAGTCCTACGAGAAGACGATCGTCCATCCTGAGGACAGGAAGCAGTTCGATGCGTTCAAGGCGCTCTGGAGCGAGTACGAGAAGGAGGCCAAGACGGTCCTCGACTATTCCCGCAACGGCGAGGTCGCGAAGGCCCGCGAGCACAATTCCATGAAGGCCGTCCCGGTCGCCGAGCAGATCGGCTCCGCGCTGATCCGGATGACGAAGTGGAACCGCGATGCCGCCGATGCGGCGCGCAAGCGGGCCGCCACCGTCTATCAGGACACGGAGAACCTGACCCTCGGCGTCCTTGCGGCCGGCACGCTCCTGGCCATTGTCCTGGCGGCGCTCCTGATCCGTTCGATTTCGCAGGGCATCGCGTCCGTCACCCGGCCCATGGGCCTTCTGGCGCAGGGCGACCTGACCGCGACCATTCCGTTCCGCGGCCAGAAGACCGAGCTCGGCACCATCGCGGATGCGGTCCAGGTGTTCAAGGATGCGCTGATCGCGAAGCGGGAGGCCGACGAGGCCGCCGCGCTGGAGGCGGATGCGAAGACGCGCCGCGCCCAGAGGCTCGACGAGCTGATGCGGCGCTTCGAGGCCAACGTGTCCGCCCTGACCGAGGGGCTGGCGGGCGCCGCGACCGAGATGGAGGTCACCGCGCAATCCATGACGGCCATCGCAGACCAGACCAACCACCAGTCCGTGAGCGTGGCCTCCGCGGCGCAGCAGACCTCCGCCAATGTGCAGACCGTCGCGGCCGCCACCGAGGAGATGTCGATCTCGATCCAGGAGATCGCCTCCCAGGTCAACCAATCCTCACAGATCGCCAACCAGGCGGTCGAGGGCGCGAAGCGCACCAATGCGACCGTTCAGGCGCTCGCCGAGACGGCCGAAAAGATCGGCAACGTGATCGCGCTGATCAACAACATCGCGGGTCAGACGAACCTGCTCGCGCTCAACGCCACCATCGAGGCGGCGCGGGCCGGCGAGGCGGGACGCGGCTTTGCGGTCGTGGCCTCCGAAGTGAAGGACCTGGCAAGCCAGACCGCCAAGGCCACGGAGGAAATCGGCGCCCAGATCGTCAGCGTTCAGCAGGCGACCCAGGACGTGGTCTCGGCGATTCACGAGATCGCCCAGACCATCACGGAGATGTCGCAGATCTCCACCGGCATCGCGGCCGCCATCGAGGAGCAGGGTGCCGCCACCCAGGAAATCTCCCGCAACGTGCAGGAGGCCGCCCGCGGCACCGAGCAGGTGACCGGCAGCATCGCGGGCGTGCAGGCCGGCGCAGGCGAGACGGGGGCCGCGGCCTCTCAGGTCCTCGGCGCCGCCCAGGAACTCGCGCGCCAGTCCGAGGGCCTCAGCCGCGAGGTGGCCGACTTCCTGTCCGACGTGAAGGCCGCCTGA
- the hemH gene encoding ferrochelatase — MNETVKLADLRQGVRPVDHPRVRTGRIGVLLLNLGTPEGTSYWPMRRYLKEFLSDRRVIETPRLLWWPILNLIILTTRPGRKGRDYATIWNNERDEGPLKTITRAQAEDLARHLKGIAGDKVSVDWAMRYGKPEIRERIQALLDQGCDRILLVPLYPQYSAATSATACDHAFRALMEMRWQPTIRVSPPYHDDPVYIDAVVSSMKRDLAKLPFEPEVILVSFHGVPKEYLLKGDPYHCQCVKTWRLMREAFGWPEDKFRMSFQSRFGTAEWLQPYTDKTVEALAESGVKRLAIVAPGFSADCLETLEELDGENREIFMHHGGEQFAYLPCLNDSEDGMRVIRHVAERELQGWL; from the coding sequence ATGAACGAAACGGTCAAGCTTGCCGATCTCCGCCAGGGTGTGCGCCCGGTGGACCATCCGAGGGTCAGGACAGGCCGCATTGGCGTGCTGCTCCTCAACCTCGGCACGCCAGAGGGCACCAGCTATTGGCCGATGCGGCGCTACCTCAAAGAGTTCCTGTCCGATAGGCGTGTGATCGAGACGCCCCGGCTCCTGTGGTGGCCTATCCTCAACCTGATCATCCTCACGACCCGCCCGGGACGGAAAGGGCGCGACTACGCGACGATCTGGAATAACGAGCGCGACGAGGGCCCCCTCAAGACCATCACGCGCGCCCAGGCCGAGGACCTTGCCCGGCACCTCAAGGGCATCGCGGGCGACAAAGTCTCGGTCGATTGGGCGATGCGCTACGGCAAGCCCGAGATCCGCGAGCGCATTCAGGCCCTCCTCGACCAGGGTTGCGACCGCATTCTCCTTGTGCCGCTCTATCCGCAATATTCCGCCGCGACCTCGGCGACCGCCTGCGATCACGCCTTCCGGGCTCTGATGGAGATGCGCTGGCAGCCCACAATCCGGGTGTCCCCGCCCTATCACGACGACCCGGTCTATATCGACGCCGTCGTCTCCTCCATGAAACGGGACTTGGCCAAGCTGCCCTTCGAGCCGGAGGTCATTCTCGTCTCGTTCCACGGCGTACCGAAGGAATATCTGCTGAAGGGCGACCCCTATCACTGCCAATGCGTGAAGACCTGGCGCCTGATGCGGGAGGCCTTCGGCTGGCCGGAGGACAAGTTCCGCATGAGCTTCCAATCCCGCTTCGGCACGGCCGAGTGGCTGCAGCCCTATACGGACAAGACCGTGGAGGCGCTGGCTGAGAGCGGCGTCAAGCGCTTGGCCATCGTGGCGCCCGGCTTCTCGGCCGATTGCCTGGAGACCCTGGAGGAGCTCGACGGCGAGAACCGCGAGATCTTCATGCATCACGGCGGCGAGCAATTCGCCTACCTTCCCTGCCTCAACGACAGCGAGGACGGGATGCGGGTAATCCGCCATGTCGCAGAGCGGGAGCTGCAGGGCTGGCTCTGA